The nucleotide window gccagcgcgccgGATTGAAGTCTTGTTGCTGTCCCGCCTGGAAGTTGGCCTAGTAGGCAACACGGTActgctgtactgtacagcacACATCTTGTGCGAGGAtagcagagcagagcaaaTGTGTGGCTGCAGACTTGGTTCTGTTTTGACTGCTCGAGAGCCATGGATATCGTGAGTCACCTCGCGTGGCAATGTCTTGAGCCCTTGGGACGTACGGTCCAGGTCCAGGCTCTGCCAAGGACCGCCGACTGTGTGGATTTCTCGTCGGATCGCTAAAGACCAGCGTCGCGACCCGTGAAGAATTGCACGCACGGCGGGCGCTTCCGGGAATACGGCCGGAGCACCGCCTCGACACGCTGTGGTTGGGCCGCCCTCAGCGCGGGAGAGTCAGGAACCTTGCGTCCAAACCCAGTACTAACCTAATGCAAgctgctgcccagcccagccaacGGGGGCCATTCATGGCGGGAAGCAGTGGCCAAGACTACCTACCCATTCAATTTTTGTTTCCCCTTTCGCGACGAGAAAACTGATGTTGCTGTCCGTTGCGCCTTCCGCCGAGATGAAACGAAAAAGAAAAAATTGTTGAATACAAGACGAGCTGGTCGCCTGCTCTGCTGCCCGTTGCGTCGTGGTCCCTGGCTGCGTCCGGCCGCCTGCGACTAAAGTGGCGGGCATGTGGCATGCCGACTATTCCCAAGGCGGCGCATAAGGTTAGGTACAGCACCGAAGGGTCGGCACGGTGGCTGTCGCGAACATGTAACAAAGTATACATGGTTGAAATTTTTTTCTCATTTTACCTTCAGGGTAGTTACTTACTGCTCAGTGTTTTTCTTCAATGGTTCCACGAGAGGAACGATGGATCGGCGAGAACCAGATCTGGGACGGctcgcgacggcgagggagTTTGGGGTTCGAGGACCGCCCGGCGCTGAGACACCGCTGCGCCGACCGATAAGCACGTGCTTCTGCGTACTAACCACTCAAGCCCTGCGTCGGTGTTTTACCTACAGtggcgatgcagcagcagccaggcgaTACATGCCTTGCATGCATCATTTTTCACGGTGATACATCTTCTAGGCACGTACCAAAGGAGTCAGCTACTAACCAAACCTGGCGCGCGGTGCCCGCATCGACAACATGCAGGCAGGGTTCGCTGGCAGCGGCTGCACGTCGCGTACGTACCTTGGTACCGGCCATCCaacagccgcagcggcgtcgtcggcggcgggttggaGTGGAGGGTCCAACAGTTGGAGCCCGCCTTGGAACAGAAGGACAGGGCGCATGGAAGCCTCAAGGAACGAATTTGCTTCCAGCATCCCccccgtcgagcgcctcccaCCCAACCTgcggacgccgccgccgccgccgccactaccCAACATTGTCCAGCAGCAATCCGATGGCACGGAACCAGAGCGCGCAGAAAACAGCTGGAGAGGGTGGGGAGGCCCCACAAACGAcgtcgcagcgccgccgcctcgtgaGTCGGGCGCCGTCCGGGGGCTTGCTTCGGGGTCGTCGTGCGCCGGGAGCAGCGCCAGGTGGGTGGGCAGCTTCAGAGGCTGCTGTGTCTGCTCTTACTGGAGGAAAGATGGAGGCAGGCTTGACCGATTGAGTGATAAGGTACTAAGttatactgtactgtacacGGACAGGCAGCACCAGGTCCATCATGTCCCGTCACCCAGTCCCAGTTCCAGTCCCCAGTCCAAGGTCCCACGCAGTTCGCGCCCACTGGGAGCATCCATCATCCCGCCCGGCTCCCCAAAACGGCCcctccgacgccgccatgccatggagcgcccgcgcccgcgacctTTTCGCTACCGCCGTCACTCGGGCAAGCAGTCATTCATTCTTTTAGCTCCACCTCCTACCGTCTATCCGCTCCATGACTTTTGACTTCTTCAAACCCCCCATTTTACTCTGCCACTCTCTCCCCTTCGCACGTCTGCCATCCCATTCACGGTCTCACGGCCGCCTCTTCGGGCCCCTCAAAGGCAACCAGCAATTGCGACGACAGGTTGGAGACTTCCTTGCGCGCTCACCATGGCTTCCGAGGAGCCTCCCCGGGGCGCCGCAGTCTCAGGCTCAAACCGTATGTCTTGCGCCCAGTTCCTCACGTCTCTCCCGATCGTCCCGGCCCGGGAACTGTACCCCTCCACCTCCCACTCCCCTCCTTGTGACATTCCTATCGCTCCCCGCACCGCACCATTCGCCGCACTGTTTCGTGACCGCCGGTCCGGCCGTTGCCAGTCGACCTGCATCCGAACCCGGCCCGTCATCGGTCCAGTTCCCAGTTGGCTGACATGCATCGCCATTcacagcagcgacgactgAGCatcccgcgccgcagcccgccgccgccgccgccgccgccgtcgacgatgacggcaagCTCCGCAACGATGTCCCTGCTGTTCGATTCTCCTCGGCGGTCGAGGAGATATCCCCAaccgcgaccgcgaccgtCCCTCACCTCCTGCAGGACAACAGCATGACCGAAGCCACCGCCGACCAGCTCAGGGCCTTTGCGACAAAGTCGCTGCAGGGCAAGCCGCTCCAGGAACGGCGCATGAACACCTTTCAATTCGAGGCGTTCTCCTTGCCTCCATCCAGGGTAAGTTCGGGCCACTTTACCGAGCCTCGGCCCGTGTCGCGCAGCTCACCATGATCGCCGGACAACCGCTGACGCCCCATCCGTGCAGGTGCCTTCTCGAGAGGACGAATCGCCCGACTCAACCAGACTATCGACCCCAATCTCCTCCCAAGTTCATTCTCCCCATGGCAGTCCAAGGATGTCGGCCCTGGCCTCGCCCCCCCTGACCCCGGCCGGGTCAGGCCCGTCGGGCGCAGGAGAGAGGCGGTCGGGTAAGGAAGCGGGCGACCGTACTTCGGGTCTCAGTGAACCCCCGTCCATTACTCCGCAGCCCACCTCGTCACACGATAAaccgtccgccgccatcagGGGATCCCTCGCTCACCGACCGGCGTCCTCCGACCATGTCATGCGAAGGTCATCTTCGGCAGAGGACCACAAGTCGCATCGAAGAGGCATGTTCAGCGGGGGCGGCTCCTCTGTCCCCACCTCTCGAGAATCGAGTCCGTCCCGCAGAGAGGCGTCCAACTTTTACTCCAAGCCCGCGACCCCCGGCGGTGACGCCAACGACCCGTACGccaagggccgccgcccgccgcagcattCGCACCCTACTCGGCACTCCATCGACCCTCGATTCGTCTTCTcccgcaagaagaagcacgGCTCGCCTGGTGGCTCCAAGTCGAGCTTGTCGGAGAAGCAAGGAGGCTCAGGGTACTTCAGTGCAAAGAATGGCAGCGAGGAGttcagcgacggcggccacgccgcgggTCATGGCGGGTCCATGGTCGATTTAAAGCGCTTCTTTCGGAAATCGGGCCACCACAAACATCACCAAAAGAAGAGGGACACATCGCCCGCTCCATCgatcaaggccgccggcactaggacgccgccaagctcgcgGTCGACTACGCAGCTACCCTTTGGCGAGGACCACGGTCTCACTTCCAAGTACGGCAAGCTCGGCAAGGTGCTGGGCTCGGGCGCCGGGGGCTCCGTCAGGCTGATGAggcgcaaggacgacggcaCGGTATTCGCGGTCAAGGAATTTCGGGCACGACATACGTACGAGACTGAAAAGGAGTACAACAAGAAGGTCACAGCAGAATTCTGCGTCGGGTCGACCCTTCATCACGGCAATATTATCGAGACCCTCGACATTCTCCAAGAAAAGGGACGATGGTTCGAGGTCATGGAGTATGCGCCGTTCGACCTGTTTGCTATTGTCATGACGGGCAAGATGTCGCGTGAGGAGATCCGATGCTGTTTCTTGCAGATCTTGAATGGAGTCACGTACCTGCACAGCGTCGGTCTCGCTCACCGCGATCTCAAGCTGGACAATGTGGTCGTGAGCGACAAGGGGATCATGAAGATCATCGACTTTGGCAGTGCCCACGTTTTCAGGTATCCCTTCGAGAACGGCGAGGTCCCAGCCAAGGGTGAGCGCTCCTCATAATTAGATCGCGAGGCATTGACTAACGGTGAGACTAGGCATCGTCGGCTCCGACCCGTACCTGGCTCCGGAGGTGTACGACTCCAAGGAATAtgacgcggcggctgtggACATATGGTCCCTCGCCATCATATTTTGTTGCATGACCCTGCGGCGTTTCCCGTGGAAGATCCCGCGGATGACGGATAATTCCTTCAAGTTGTTCGCCGCCGATCCAACCCCTGGCCACGACCCAAaccggctgctgcgccctgCGAAGTCGGAGAGCCAGCTAGccaacacgcccgcccgAGACTTTTTGATGGAGGACGAAGTCAAGGAAAAGGGGTACCAGGGGCACAAGCGCGACGACTCTGAGACGGCATCTCATCACGGCGACCATCATCACAAAGACAAAGAGAAAGATGGTGCAAGTGGGGAGCGCAAGGAAGTCATCCGAGGCCCGTGGAGAATACTCCGCTTGCTACCGCGAGACAGCCGACACATCATCCATAGGATGCTCGACCTGAAacccgacgcgcgcgccaaGATGGACGAAATTCTGCAGGAGCCGTGGGTGGCCGATACGGTGATATGCCAGCAGCTCGAACATGGCGAGGTGATTCCTGCCGAGGATCACACCCACGTGCTTGAGCCGCCTGCGTCTCAGCCACAGTCAAAGACTTGAGATGCGACGCAGAAGGCACACTACAATATACAGAGTGGCAGTGATCGAGGGCGTTTAGGGTACGAGGAGTCTTGGCCTCGTGTAATGGTTAGCTACGACCGACAGACATGCTTCACCCGACAGGCATTACGAAGAGAAGACAAGACTGCACAAGCCCAGTCTGAACATGACACTACAGGAGGGCCGCAAGGGTCATTGGATACAGGACATTGGATAGAAAAGTAATCCGTAGATGCGTAATTTTCAATTGCGCCGCCTCTGGGGTGGCACATGACGACATGCATCAAGAATCCTTTGCGCTGTAATAGAGCCTGTTGATGCTAGTAGGGCCCGTGAAGGTGTGTTCGGCAACTATCGCACATTgagtggaggagggccgaGGATAGAGCGCGGTTGCGGAGGTGCCATGGTCGGAACCGGGGAAATCAGCTGCCGGGGCTGCCGGGGACCGTTGCTAGCCAACCTCAGGTCTGGTGGAAAAAAATTGCTACCCGCTGTGGAAGCCGTTGGAAGACAGCTGCTCCACCCTCTGGCGACTCGACTCCAGCCAGCGGCCAACTCAACCTCGAACCCGATCACCAACTCCTTCACCGACTCCAATTGCTCCGTCGCTGCCTCCCGCGAAGCCTCGCCCGACCTGTACACATTACAAACACAATGGTACGTTTACCTCCTCTGACACGAATGCGCTGCACTCGCAGAAGCTGGTGGATGGAGAGCGCACCGAGCCGTTTTCGCTCGTCGGATAGCCTTCGGCTACTGGGCCCGTGAACCGGCGAGCGTGCCCTTCACGGGGGCGACGAGATCTCTAGCCTGCAGCCGGTGGACGAGAAGGCGAGTGAGTGACCgagtggctggctggctggctgacacGAAGAATCACTTCCCGGAAACAGGCCACTTCGATTCGATCCAtccgcgccctcgcgcccCTCCTGGACCGCGTGCTGGTCCAGCgcatcaaggccgaggccaagacggccagcGGCATCTTCCTGCCCGAGTCGAgcgtcgagaagctcaacgagGCGAAGGTCCTGGCCGTCGGGCCCGGCGCGCTCGACAAGAAGGGCAACCGCCTGcccatgggcgtcgccgttggcgacCGGGTGCTGATCCCCCAGGTATGCTGGCACAGCCCCAAAGCCTGCTTGCTTTCCCTCCTCTACGCGGGgctgtcccccccccccctcccctacTGCGGTCGACCGTGGCGGACAAAAACCACGACGGAAGACACGCGCTAGGACGATACTGCTAGGAGGAGGTGTATGGCTGAGGCGAAGAGACGCGATATGCTAACGCCAAGGTGTACAGTTTGGCGGCTCGCCCGTTAAGGCTGGTGAGGAAGAGTACCAGCTGTTCCGTGACAGCGAGTAAGTGACCCCATGGCACGCCCGCACGTTACCGACAGGTGCGTTTCCGCGGAAGACGGTGAAAAAGCTAACGCCACGTGATAGGATCCTGGCCAAGATCAACGAGTAAAAAAGATACCCACCGCGGACCCGAACAAGAAGCAAaacgagcagggcggcgccgaccacCGGACAAAGGAAGCTGTACTATACTGTACCATACGGCAAGACGTCGCGATCGAGAATATGGGGATCGAAAAACTTTTGGAGATGGCATCTCTTGCACCGTCTGGGGGCGGGCATCTAATGTAGCAAAAGGGCTTGTGCACGcagcggaggaggggcgAAACGTTGCCAAGTGTACAAGATGTTAGTTCTCAGGACCGCGCAGACTCCATGTTGAATCTCCACTCCATCGTTGACTGGTACACCGTGTTCAAGATCGTCTTCCGCCTTGGCTTGGTCCATGTTGGGTCGTTGTATCTTGCGACAAAAACGGGTGTGTCCGGACCTCTGTCTATAGAGGCGAGCGCATCTCACCTTTGCTCCGTCTCCGACATGCATGAATGTGCACAGTACATATGAAAGATGCAGCATCATCTCCCCCCCTTGCACAAGGACAAGAATGTATCCTTTTTCCTGCCCCCTCTCCTGGGATGTATTGTGCGTGGAGGCGTGGTATATGAAAGGGGTGCCGTCGTTGGGCCGCCCAAAGGAGACAACGTGTTTCGCAGGGTCGCGCAGCATGTCAACGGGGGGGTAATAAGGGGGCCACCGACCCCCAAAAGGTCCGAAAAAGTCAACAACGTAACTACTCCGTAGGGCGTATAGTATTGCTGCGCGTAGCCGAGAgaaggggggtgggggtgCTGTAAAGTCCTGCTCATCCTCCAATTCCCATGTGTGCACAGAGTAGTATCACCAATACCCAGCGGttggtcgccgcctcgccccctcccccccctccctcggATGTTGAAACGCGAGAAGGGCGTCTACCCACACACTCCAGGACGCCCCCTTTTCGCTCCGTTCCGCGGGCTCGTTGTGTGGATTTGTTTCGTCGGGCCTCACAGGCCAGTGGTTGCGTGGCGGCCCTTGCTGTGAAgcactacctacctacctacttactAACGTTACTGTACCTTGCAGCCGAATGCTCACGCTACGCCGCACGTCCGTCCGAAATGCGACCGGCCCGGCTGCGGGCTCTTTTTCGGGCGGGGAGGCGTGCCGACTAGTTTCCTACAGGACAGGCAATACATGGTAGTGATAACTTGGCACGCAAGTGGGTAAGTGCTGTAGTTGTACAACTCGCTTAGGACAAACAGAAGATGTTCATCCTGTCTGGCTGGGCCTGTTGGGTCGCGCGGCCTGGCCAGTGATTTGCCTGCCTTGGTAGTTTCAGACGCTCCGTTTCGTTTCAAGGCggtccgccgcgaggccgccccGAAACGGCcattgggcggcggcggcaaaacGGGAGctagtacgtacctactacTGACCCTCTTGGCCCgccctgccgcggcggcgggaggaggaggaggaggagtagaaggagcgcgcgcgcttgTGGGGTGTAAGTCGCCGGGCGATTCATCTCGTTTCAGTACTTTGATACTTGCGCTGCACGAACGAGGTAAGAGGTACTCAGTACcttactaggtaggtagaaCAAATCGGCCGCTCGGCTCCGGATCGCTACCTACTAACAAACAAGTTGCCCTTGTCGCGCGCTGGGATTGGACGGCCCCTGAAGGCAGCGAGACGTTGCCCTGCGTGGGTGCGTGGGTGCATGCAAGGTCGCGCGGGGGGGAATGACGTGCATGACAGGACAGGATGGGcaaggggagagagaaaaggtGCGGtttgaggacgaggcggctcgGCTGGGGGAGGACGGCGGCTACCGGTTGGGGATGCCGACCGGGAGGCGAACTCTCAAGTGGGCATATTAAAGGACGTACAAGGCACTATACATGATTCGGAGGATCGCACAAGGGGAGGCAGAGTGTGAAGTGAGTGACCGAGTGACTGGGTGATTGAGTGACTGAGTTGAGTGACTGGGTGGATGGTTGCCTGTGCTCCGGTTagctgggcggccgggccggcggccttggcttGTGCTCGCTCTGTCAGTAGTTACCAAGTAGACTGTAGACTAGAGTTGAGGGTTTCGTTCagtctgcggcgccgcgccggttCAAGGTATAAGAACAGACCCCCCAGGGCAAACCCCCAAACAAGGTGGAATGAGTTAacggtacgaagtacctgtTGTCGTCCGTTCTTGGCACTGTCCCTCCTTTCGACTTGACGCAAAGCCAGCAAGCCGGCCaagccccccctttctcctTCATAGAACCGTGACCTGCCTTGCGTCTGTTCCCCTCCACCGGAGGGTGCAAGTTTGTTCTTTCTGCGTTGCCagctgcgctgccgtcgtcgtcgtcgtcgtgctcttCAGTCTTCATGCGCCTGGCCTCTGTTGTGACGCACTCACTTTGACTCGTTGTACCCGTGAATCGGGACCGCAAGTTGGCCCATACAAGTAACACAGGCTGGCGCTGTCATTTCACAACCTCTGTTGACGACGCTCCTTCGTCACCTGCCTACGTTCTTTACCACCtagcaacaacaacaacaacaacggccTGCCAGCGAGTCGCTCTCttggcaccaccaccaccaccactcaaTCACACACTCATTTGACGACAACCGCTCCCTTCTTCAAAGTCTTGGACCGCTGTGCGAGAATCCCAGACTTACTTTCTCTCTTCCCCCTTCCTTTCTTTGTTACATTGTTGCTGTCTACTACAACCGACATTTGGCCTTTGGTGCGACTCGGCTCTTTTGGTGTGTTCATCTACGCTGCCTCTTTTTTCTACAGCTCGGGCTTCACGATAGTAGCACCGGGCTACACGGACGACTTCTTTTTTCcttctctcttctcttcgTGTCTTACACGATGAAGTTTCTCACGAtactcggcctcgtctccgcgGCGAGCGCCCATACGGTGTTTACAACGCTGTTCATCAACGGCAAACATCAGGGCGATGGCACGTGTGTGAGGATGCCGCTGGacgacgccacggccaccggTCCGATCCGTCCGGTTACAGGTGACGACATGGCCTGCAGTAAGTCATTTGCCTCTCCACCTTTTGTCCTCTCTCCCCATATTCACCCGCCCAGCTCGGGTGTTGCACACATGATGAGCTGACACTTCATCCTCACCGCCGCGCGTCAACAGACCGTGACGGCGGCAAACCCGTCGCGTACACGTGCCCCGCGCCGGGCAAGGCGACGCTGACGTTTGTGTTCCGCATGTACCCGTCGGGCCAgcaggacggcgccatcgacaTCAGTCACATGGGTCCCTGCGCCGTGTACGTCAAGAAGGTGGACGACATGTACAAGGActccgcggcgggcggcgggtggttCAAGATCTGGGAGGACGGCCTCAAcgagaagacgggcgagTGGTGCGTCGCGCGGCTCATCGCCCAAAAGGGCCTCTTGTCGGTCGacctgccggccggcctgcctcGCGGCTTCTACCTCGTGCGGCCCGAGATCCTGGCCCTGCAGAACGTCGTCGCTGCCAACGACCCGCAGTTCTACACCGGGTGCGCTCAGATATACGTCCAGGACGGGCCCGAGGGCAAGCTCGACGTGCCGGCCGAGTTCCAGGCCACCATTCCCGGGTACGTGAAGATGTCGGACCCCGGCCTCACATACAACATCTACAACGAGCCGCTGCTTCCGTACTCGATACCGGGTCCCAAGGTGTACATCCCCTCGGGCTcagctggcgccggcgccggcggcggcaacgagcaCGACGTctcgcctccaccgcctAACCAGCCGCCAAACGACTTCAACGGCGCGGTGCCCAAGGACTGCGTGATCAAGAACGCCAACTGGTGCGCCAAGCCGCTGGACAAGTACACGGcgggggctggctgctgggcggcgacgaagcagTGCTACGACCAGAGCGAGGCCTGCTGGAagagcgcgccgccgagcggcAACGCCAACTGCAAGGTGTGGCAGGATTACTGCAAGGGCATGGAGGAGGtgtgcggcgccgcggccggcggcagggaCGTctcgggcccgccgccgttcaagggcgaggagcacAAGGCCAAGGTGCCGGGCGAGATCCCCAAGCCGTGGGGGAACCACGAGCAGTCCacggggcgagggggggatGGGAAGAACGAGACGGCGGTCTCGAGCGtcgtcccgtcgtcggcagcgtcgcccacgccgtcgtcgggcggcgcaggatACGGCCCCGAACCGACGGCGTCCAAGACATCGACGGACGGGAGGtgcggcggagaagaggggCAGACctgccgcggcagcgcctACGGtagctgctgctcgagcatGAACTGGTGCGGCCGGTCGCGTTGGCACTGTGGCCAGGGATGCCAGAGTGGCTTTGGCGAGTGCAAGTGATGGCGAGGGGGTCGTGACGAGAGGCCTTCTTTCAACACCAATAAGCAAACAGACTGTTGACTCAGGCCGACAAGAAAATTCGACGAAGCGGCACCGCAACAGCGCAATATTGCCGCTACGGATGCACTCTGCTGGCTCTGCTTTGGGGTGTGTGAAAGATGCTGAAACGTATAGCTAGAGGCAGCGCTACGCTTCGACGGGACCCCTAGAAACGGACTGAGATCGACAGTCTGCTCTATGCGTTTCTCTCTACGTCCCCAACTTCCGATCTGACCAGTCCATCCTGCACCATTACGCAGCCCCGAATCTGCGTTCACTATATTCTTACTCCAGCTGATATAACAGAGGTTGTCCCGATACTTTTCCTGCCTCAGAGCCACTGGTAGATGCGCTGTTGACCCATCCATGCTCCTGGGGCGAAGAAAGGACATTTTCGTCCCGTAAGGCGGAGACGGGAACAAAGGCGCTGACAGACACTTAGCATTtctgtgtgcgtgtgtgtacTTGGAAATGACTTGGATCGTACTGCTCTTCCTTGATATCAACTGCACCAAAACCACGTACAACGTCTTCGAAGGCATTCTGAGACCAGCCAACCAAGTCCCTATAGGCAAAAGACGAGAGCCATTAGCCCCCCGAATGGCAGACGAGTTCACACTGCACTTACATTTTGTTAACTAGTATGAGCAATTTCTCCCGGGGACGTAGCGTTCCATTGGACAGTAAAGTCGCAAGTTTCTGTGCTGATGTAGTGTAGTTGCCTGCATCAGTGGCATCTACAACCCAGAGCACCACATCAGGTGCTGCACTACTTGCTGCAGCTTAGGTCAGCCCATGAACTTCGAAGTATTTGCCGACGTACTCTGGACCACGAAAGACCCGGATGGAGAATGGAAAGACTGCTTGTAGCCCTTTCTCTGATAGAATAATACGATTTCGGCGTATTGTCGAATGCCTTCGCCCTCCAGCTCTTCCACTCGCGGCAGCTCCAGTCCGCACTACCTATTGTAAGTATTCGTTCGGACGAATGGCAAATGTTTCGATACCTTGTAAATGAGGTTCCCAACGAGAGTCTTCTTTCCAGCTCCAGCGTCACCCAGGACGCTCAATGACTTCGTAGCCATGGCCGTCTGAATACTATCCGTGACGAGGATAATGAGCTGGAAAATACGGTAGGATGTTGGGTGCGGAGTAAAATTTGTGTTGTTGCCTTATGTATCCTGTACGTGACGGCAGGATATGGCCCACCGTTATGAGCATGGGCTGTGCGGCACGGCCCGTCTTTACCCTCCTCCGTGGTTCAAGTTTTCCACCCCGCACCAGACAACAATTTACCTCGCCAACCTCCGCCGATAGTCTCGCGTTCAATTTTGGTGAACAATCGGAGCCCTTCGCTTCTACGCTATGAAACATATCTAGCGCTTCAAACAGAAAGTCCTCAAACGTTCGGGCTCACCCGCCCGCTCGGACTCGGAGGCCTCATCTGAGAGTGCTCGCCAGAGGTACTTCGCTACGTATTCGTTCATCTTATGATACCTAACTACGAACCCAGGGAAAGCGAGCTATCATATTTATATGTCACAGCCTTGGAGGTATCGTTTGCAAGCAGGTTCGTATAATCCCTCTTACCTTCATGTACAGCTTAACATTTATCCAGGCACTGGTATATGCACACGAAGATGACAAAGCATAGGGGAGGTATTGCGATTGACCATCGGCATTGTATTCCTTGCCACACCTCATAGCCCATCCCATAACACTCCCTGACGCTTTTTGAGTCTTAAATGACGTGGAGGCAACCTGCGTAATCTACTCAACAACTTCAACCTCGCACAATATGAGCAGCCGCCTCCAAACCCCGTATCTGGCACATGTCAATGGATACGCGACCACCACACATTCGTGTCCTGGCTTGAAAGGGGGAGCAATGCCCTGCTCTGGTTGACCGGCCATCTAGGCTGTGGTGAAACAACCCTTTCCTATTCACTGGCTCAACATTTAAAGAGATCGGTGCGCGATCACGGACCGTTCTGATATATCTGTGTCAGAACAAGAACAAACAAACAGATGCAAAAGCGGTACTTATCGGCCCCATTTTCCAGCTTATTAGCCACCATCGTTCCATGATCAAACATGTTCGGAAAGTTTATGATCTACAGGGGCGAAGTATGGTCCAATCTTCTGCCCTGCTCTGGAGTTTGTTCCTCACGATCCTCCAGGACCCGAAATCCGGGTTTGTATACATAATATTAGATGCACTGGACGAATGCGAGCGAGCTTCCTGTCGCCAGTTGCTGGAATCAATCGCCGACATGCTCTCAAATGCGCTTTATTCTGTGCGGAACGGTGTTAGAGTCAAGTTTCTCTTGACGAGTCAACCATTCCTTCACGAATCTTATGCAGCCAACAAAGAAGTTCTGCAATCTCGAATTTATCGAACACGGCCAACCCGGTTACATGGACGATCTTGGCAAGTTTATTCGACGGAGAGTCGATGAGATCTGCCAGAATCGACAGTTCCCTATAAAGTTACGACAATATGTGTACCAAAGCATGACCCTCAAGGCCGATCGAACCTTTCCTTGGATTCAAGTTGTCTTGGCCTCTCTGGAGCAAACTGTTCGCACCGCCAAGACAGACCTAGAGAAAATAATTGCCAGCGTTCCAGAGGATCTTGCGAACATATACAAGCGGTATTTGGCTAGTATACCGCCTGGATACCAAGACGATGCCTCAATCTCCTGGCTAGTCACACCTATCCTGGTATACTGGCCACTCCAAGCGCCGCAGTCGAAAGTGGCATGTCCTTGGCAAGAGCCGTCCCAAGCAGTACAAGGTTCTGGGAACGAGATCCGGCTCTGGTTCCCAAACACAGCTCCCAAGCCTGCACATCCCACCCTCCCCGAATCTGTGAGCTAcagcaggagcagctccCATCAACTAGCTACTATTACAGAGCGAGCCCTACGTAAGCGCAACCCTCCAGC belongs to Purpureocillium takamizusanense chromosome 1, complete sequence and includes:
- a CDS encoding uncharacterized protein (EggNog:ENOG503P84S) produces the protein MATKSLSVLGDAGAGKKTLVGNLIYKCGLELPRVEELEGEGIRQYAEIVLFYQRKGYKQSFHSPSGSFVVQTSSAAPDVVLWVVDATDAGNYTTSAQKLATLLSNGTLRPREKLLILVNKMDLVGWSQNAFEDVVRGFGAVDIKEEHAFVPVSALRDENVLSSPQEHGWVNSASTSGSEAGKVSGQPLLYQLE
- a CDS encoding uncharacterized protein (EggNog:ENOG503P84S), whose amino-acid sequence is MATKSLSVLGDAGAGKKTLVGNLIYKCGLELPRVEELEGEGIRQYAEIVLFYQRKGYKQSFHSPSGSFVVQTSSAAPDVVLWVVDATDAGNYTTSAQKLATLLSNGTLRPREKLLILVNKMDLVGWSQNAFEDVVRGFGAVDIKEEQYDPSHFQVHTRTQKC